In candidate division KSB1 bacterium, a single window of DNA contains:
- a CDS encoding 4Fe-4S dicluster domain-containing protein, with translation MKLHNPPPPTYAFGYKTPPQPGNEINGLGMKEKVRARHVFHDPGGGRLPWHGLDEFFSYISIWGIVKHILANVWQLRRQDGPVNRNRREVNDPEAMAAEIKAKAKELGAELVGITHMIDEAVYEGREIPFKYAICIGLSMDREEMSEVPHERAGVEVMRAYRVISRIAIELGEAIRAMGWPAKAYGNPNSTDILHIPLAINAGLGQLGKHGSMISKEFGSNFRLAAVATDLPLATDEPVDLAVDDVCVNCKRCVLDCPPDAIFNEKQVVRGEQKWYVDFDKCIPYFVKTFGCAICIEVCPWSEPGRGEWLFDKMMARRKNATETQRTQSL, from the coding sequence ATGAAGCTACACAATCCACCGCCGCCCACTTATGCTTTTGGGTATAAAACACCGCCCCAACCCGGGAACGAGATCAATGGTTTAGGCATGAAGGAAAAGGTTCGAGCCAGGCATGTTTTCCACGATCCAGGCGGTGGCAGGTTGCCCTGGCATGGATTAGATGAGTTTTTCAGCTACATCAGTATTTGGGGAATTGTCAAACACATCCTCGCAAACGTTTGGCAGCTCCGTCGCCAGGACGGTCCGGTGAATCGGAACCGACGAGAAGTTAACGACCCGGAAGCGATGGCCGCTGAAATCAAAGCCAAAGCGAAGGAGCTCGGCGCGGAATTGGTTGGCATTACCCACATGATCGACGAGGCTGTTTATGAAGGCCGCGAGATTCCCTTCAAATATGCGATTTGCATTGGGTTGTCCATGGACCGGGAAGAGATGAGCGAGGTTCCGCATGAACGCGCCGGAGTTGAGGTGATGCGGGCTTACCGGGTAATCTCGCGCATCGCCATTGAGCTTGGTGAAGCCATCCGGGCAATGGGCTGGCCGGCTAAAGCCTACGGCAATCCCAACAGCACGGACATTCTGCACATCCCGTTGGCCATTAATGCAGGTCTGGGCCAGCTTGGCAAACATGGCTCCATGATCAGCAAAGAATTTGGCTCTAATTTTCGGCTGGCGGCAGTGGCCACCGACCTGCCGCTGGCCACGGATGAACCGGTTGACCTGGCAGTCGATGATGTTTGTGTGAACTGCAAACGTTGTGTGCTCGATTGCCCGCCGGATGCTATTTTTAATGAGAAGCAAGTGGTGCGCGGCGAACAGAAGTGGTATGTCGATTTTGACAAATGTATTCCTTATTTTGTAAAAACCTTCGGCTGTGCCATTTGTATCGAAGTCTGCCCCTGGAGCGAGCCCGGCCGGGGCGAGTGGTTGTTTGATAAGATGATGGCCCGGCGAAAGAATGCCACAGAGACACAGAGAACTCAGAGTCTTTGA
- a CDS encoding serine hydrolase has translation MKFKRIFLLLFLASCVFAQNPQQTWQQYKTPEEAGWSSGKLQIAKAYYDSLDAAAFMAIYDGNVLVSWGEVSRRFMCHSIRKSFLSGLYGVYVAEGKIDLDKTLADLNIDDKDKLTDVEKQAKVRDLLKARSGVYHSAAYETAGMKRRRPKRDSHPPNTFWYYNNWDFNTAGAIFEKETGTDIFVAFKNRIADPLQMQDYRVSDGYHHLEAHNSIYPAYPFRMSAQDMARYGLLFLRAGRWNDEQIISKEWIKESTTSYSEASEGGYGYMWWIEGPVKAPGMYFALGAGGHVIGVVQEENLVIIMRVNTYVGDRVRTSETLELVAKIRAAKISEPNPNPELVALEVPSKSMSFVDLDDRTLDMYVREYEFNNQTMSVKKSGHGLLVDVPSSGKFAISPLSRTKFFVEDSERFLIFELDESGKPNRLTLHSSNSIADLYQTIADKGIAAAVKQYHAMSNSQSHFFSESELNRLGYQLLGVNRVTDAIEIFKLNVKAYTGAFNTYDSLGEAYMINKQYELATKNFKKSLELSPNNVNAEEMLKKMNEKVSTKSQ, from the coding sequence ATGAAGTTTAAAAGAATCTTTCTTCTTCTTTTTCTAGCATCATGTGTATTTGCTCAAAATCCACAGCAAACCTGGCAACAATACAAAACCCCGGAAGAAGCAGGTTGGTCTTCGGGAAAATTACAGATTGCAAAAGCATACTATGACAGCCTGGATGCGGCTGCTTTCATGGCTATCTATGACGGCAATGTGCTCGTTTCATGGGGTGAGGTGTCGAGGCGTTTTATGTGTCACTCAATCCGAAAAAGCTTTTTGAGTGGGCTCTATGGAGTTTATGTCGCCGAAGGCAAAATCGATCTCGATAAAACGCTGGCAGATTTAAACATCGATGATAAGGATAAGCTTACGGACGTGGAAAAACAGGCAAAAGTCCGGGACTTGCTCAAAGCCCGTTCGGGGGTTTATCATTCTGCCGCCTACGAAACTGCCGGTATGAAGAGAAGACGTCCAAAGCGTGACAGCCATCCACCGAACACATTCTGGTACTATAACAACTGGGACTTCAATACTGCAGGGGCAATTTTCGAAAAAGAAACCGGGACGGATATTTTTGTTGCCTTTAAAAACCGCATTGCTGATCCGCTACAAATGCAAGATTACCGCGTTAGCGATGGCTATCATCATCTGGAAGCGCATAACTCGATCTACCCCGCATACCCGTTCAGGATGTCTGCTCAGGACATGGCCCGTTACGGGTTATTATTCCTGCGCGCGGGTCGCTGGAATGACGAACAGATTATCTCTAAAGAATGGATAAAGGAGAGTACAACATCTTACTCCGAGGCAAGTGAAGGCGGATACGGATACATGTGGTGGATCGAAGGTCCGGTAAAGGCGCCTGGAATGTATTTTGCTCTCGGCGCTGGTGGGCATGTCATCGGAGTGGTTCAAGAAGAAAATCTTGTTATTATCATGCGCGTGAACACCTATGTGGGAGATCGGGTGCGCACCTCCGAAACTCTGGAACTGGTCGCTAAAATTCGCGCTGCAAAGATATCGGAGCCAAACCCGAACCCGGAACTGGTCGCGTTAGAAGTGCCTTCGAAATCGATGAGTTTTGTCGACCTGGACGATAGGACTTTGGATATGTATGTCAGAGAATATGAGTTTAATAACCAGACTATGAGCGTTAAAAAATCTGGACATGGGTTGCTTGTAGACGTGCCATCTTCAGGTAAATTTGCAATTTCCCCACTATCAAGAACGAAATTTTTTGTAGAGGATAGTGAGCGATTTCTGATTTTCGAATTGGATGAATCCGGTAAACCAAATCGTCTGACTCTACATTCTAGCAACTCCATTGCAGATCTGTATCAAACAATCGCCGATAAAGGCATCGCTGCTGCGGTTAAGCAATACCATGCGATGAGCAATTCCCAGTCGCATTTTTTTAGCGAATCAGAGCTAAATAGATTAGGTTATCAACTGCTTGGAGTCAATAGAGTGACCGACGCCATTGAAATTTTCAAATTAAATGTCAAGGCCTATACCGGCGCCTTCAACACATACGACAGCCTTGGCGAAGCATACATGATCAATAAACAATATGAGCTTGCGACTAAGAATTTCAAGAAGTCCTTGGAATTAAGCCCCAATAATGTTAACGCAGAGGAAATGCTCAAAAAAATGAATGAAAAAGTGTCGACGAAATCGCAATGA